GTATACAGAAACTGAATATCAAAGCAAAttaagaaccaaacaaaaaaaggcaCTCACCTCATTGACACCAGATTCAAACCTGCGAGCATAATCCTCAGCAGCTTCAACCGTAACAGCAGCTTGTCTCTGAAGAGAGACACGTTTCTTCTGAGCCGAAGCTTCCTCCGCCAATTCATCAACAActccaacaccaacaccaacaccaacaccatcACCAACCCCCAAAATCGAAACTGTCTTCTGAGGAGCAGGAACAACCTTAGGAACCCTAACCTGAACCGTGCCTCCATTAGAAGAAACGCGAGGATCCTTGCGAAACTCCTCAACTTGATTAACCTTTTTCAAAAACTCGTCTTCGCCATTAGGTCTACGGAGATCCCGAGAAAACCCTAAGGAGCAATTGCAGATCCGACGACTGCGAGAAAAAGGATGTTAAGGAGAGATAGTGAAAGCAAATAAGGAAGacaaagagagatagagatgatACCATGTAATTGGGCAAGCTACGTGAAAGGCCATTATAATTCAATCCCACCGCAACCAAAAATTATTCCTCTCgcctccaacaacaaaaaaaaaaattaaaaaaaaaaaatcgagattttgattttagagatcgcttctctctctttctttattttattttatttattgttacataaaaaaaaaatttaaggattttaataaatttattagtaatagataattagatattaATGAATTTAATCAGTAGTAGAAAAGAGTTAGGAGAAAGGGTGGGTCGTCTCTTTTGTGCGCTCTGTGAGTTTTGGGGTGTGGACGCAGAGATAAGAAGATGCTTCTCAACCTTAATCAACGGTTGGTTTATTAAGATGCTGCCAACGAAACCGAAAGAGTGCTCTTGTTTACTCCTCCAATTATATGCTTCCACGTCGTCACACTCCCAACTCTGTTCTTCCAACTAACTACTATACAATTTTGGAGTTTCTCAATTACAGTATAGATGAGACATATTTGCTTAACTAGTAGTAGAGcaataaaataaactttgaCTTGgtaaatttattatattgacAACAGACGCGGATGGTGGTGATTGGTGACATTTTAACAAGATTACCACAATTGACACAGATAAAATATTTCACGTGTAAACCCATCAATTCAATCAACGACCAAATAAGATGAGAAACCAAAATGCTTAAACGGTAGCTTGGTGCCAAACAAGTTAATGTTGATCCGTTTACTTCCATTTAAACCAAATACTTCTCCACTAATCCACTTAACAACATTAACACAAAATGACACAGATAAACATATTTCACGTGTAAACCCATCAATTCAATCAACGACCAAATAAGATGAGAAACCAAAATGCTTAAACGGTAGCTTTGTTCCAAACATGTTAATGTCATTAAACCAAATACTTCTCCACTAATCACTTATAGATACTTCATTTAACTGACTATTACTACTATCCATCAAACACTTAGTccctattttaatatatttatcccAAGTCATCTGatcatgatgatcatcatctctCATCCATAGATAAGAGTCTCTTCTCTGGTGCACATGCTGAAGCTCCAGCACTGTCCCCTGATATTGATTTGtgctgcttctctctctttgtcacCTTGAGCATCGTTGAATTCAAGTTTCTGCAGATCCATGTCAAGAGACTCAAAGTCTGGCTCATCAGCTTCTGCCAAGAACTGCTCAGCTTTCTCTTGAGGCATAGTTTTACTAGCCAATGTCAATAAGTAGCCATACTCAGATTCTTCAGCTGCATCAGATGTACCAGCAACAGCACCTTCGACAGGCTTTGGAAATGGTGTGAATCCTCTCTGTCTCAACTCTTGAACAAGATGAGCCTTCTTCTTATCAATCACTTCGATTTCTCCACTTATTACTCCACCAATAAACTTGACCTTGTTTTCTAGTATCAGCAACTCATCATCAAATTCTTCATCTGCATCAAAATCACCAGCAGGCTTGGGCTTGTTCGGAAATGGTGTATATCCtctctgtctcaactcctcatacAGATCAGCTTTCTCCCTATCGTTCACTACGATTTCACCACTGTTAACCTCTTGAACAAACCTCAATCTGTTTTCTAGTTTCAGTTTCTCAAGTTCCAACTTCTTTATCTGAATCCTCTGTATACATATTTTCACAAGACAGCTAATGTTATTAAGAAGACCAGAATaactaaaacctctataaaaaAAGACTGAAccaaagttttataaaatttctaacCTTTCTCAGCTCATAGTATTCAAGCTTGAGCTCTTCAAGGACTGCAACAAAGTGGAATCAATTAGTATATCTTACAGATGGTACTGAACAATCTGGATTCTTAAACGTTGCAATAAGACTCGATTTGTTCATCAACTCAGACCTCATAAGCACTAGTAAGAAAGATCAGCCtagcaaaacataaaaatttattacCTGCGCTGCAATTGGAAGGAGGATCCTCCAGGAGATCCTTGAGCTCCATCAAAATCCTCATCGAAGAAGCCATGATAGCCATCCTTCAGAGACGTAGGAAGAGATTAGGGTTCTCTCCTTGGAGAAACTGGGACTGAAAGAAGAATCTTTCTCGACCAGCCAAACtaaacgagagagaagaaaagtcGAAAATATATTTGGGCTCTTAACTGGTTTTGGGCCAGCTTACTATGAGGTAAATTTGGGCTTAAAACTTTTATCCAATACATACAAATTTTATAGGTAAATGAATTTTTCACTTAAAAGGTAAAATGATGTTTTTACAGTTTTACCATATATTTCGATGTGTTATTTATTATTCTAACTAAGCTTTGATTGTGTGGATAGTCTAATAGTATGTAATTAATTGGaagcaaaattattttgttttccttcaaaCTAATAGTCTAATATGTAATTAATTGGAAGCAAAATTATCTCGTCATttcaaaactttaatttaaaaaggCCCACAATTGATGTTagatatgataaaaaaaaaaatagaatctgGTCCTAAAGTCCCcaacaaaataaattgatatggtTGGGGTTTGATTACTCAATTACTCAGTGTATAAACTACAAACTATCCTCaatgtttcattttttattttattttgtgaggTAAAAGCACCTTTAGTTTAACtcaactttgtttttaatttactttctaATATTTATATGAAACTACTAAATTAATTGattgtattatataacttacaacacatgttttttttttctttaggtttATTTATAGTCCCCGAACGAAATACATATCTAATAATATATCTAGTGTGTGTGTTGCAAATAATGATATGGTAGCATTTATATATGGTTACAACGATTTAATCCGACGAAATAAAAGTGCTGCAAGTGAGCAGAGAAGAAGACACAACACAACCATTCGTAATTAATAAAATTGGCAAACATGGAGCAATCGCGGCCGCATGGGGGGGTGAAAGGCATCGAGTGGATAACATCAGTAGATAGAAAAACGCAAAAGGACCCACACAACACGTAACTTAGTGATGTGTTTACACAATTTATTCAGCTGATAGTCACATGCGGTCGCTGACTATATAACAAACCTATAGTCACAATAATATTATTGCACATGCCTCTGATTTTCTATAGATATTAAAAATCCCAATAATTGTTGGAACCAGCCAAAGCCAGAAAATTGTCTACACCCCTTACTCTCTCTACCTCTCCATGATTACAGTTGCATCTGCCGCAATTCCCGTTTTAAGCAGATCAACTAAAAAATCCCACAAtctgatgaaaaaaatattgtacaATTCTAAAACGATATTCTCAAAGCATAAacaatttcagaaaaaaaaaaaaactgatttgtgACTTGGTTGTTCattattgatgttttgagatttGTAATTTAAACTAAGTTAGACATATTAGAACAGTTGTTTTTTATAAAACGCGTATATTAGGTATAAGTTCATGTTATAGCATATAATGCATGTACTATTTGGTAGTGAAGTTTTGAGAATAAAAATTCTGTTATGGCTCTGTTACCGACTTAAAAGTTTACTAAATACTCCATTAGTGTTtttaaaacaagtaaacaaacaaacttaaaacttagtcagttttttttttttgtttaatataactTGACATCATTGTTTTTGGCTCtgttagttagttagttactTGAATGTTGGAAAATCTCAAAAGTTATCGGATCGATGTTTTCTTGACATCAGCCATTTGTCTGCGCATTTTACTACTAATACATTTTCCAAGATAGTTTTACCATCGAAGAAGACCACTCCCACTAGCTACCTTCGTTGTGACGAAACATATGGTATCAATGAAGAAAACTGTAATGaaaattactttattttatggTATCAATAACATGTTTCAACAATTGTTAACAATGCTTACAAAATTTACCAACAGAACTATAGAAGCCAAGTAAATATTACTAGTACTATCTTCTTTTAAGTAAACAAGATTGTGGGAAGAGTGAAGGAAGAAAGGGCACAAGTGCCGATACGAGATTAGAGCATGAATTAAGGAGGAAGTCGGTTTCAGTTCAGCAAGACAGACAGACAAAATCCATCAATGTGGTCCCATTACCATTACCTCTTTCTACGtgatttcctctctctctctcccagtCCCAGTCGCGTTTAATACCCTTTTCACTTTTCTTGTATAAAGTCGTAGCATCTCGAGATAGTTTTCCTCTCACCATCCTCAAATTCTTtgaaccttttctctctctttctcttctgaagctcctctctcactcactcttctttaaggaagaagaaaaaagagtaaaaatggCAGTTCCTAAAGCCATTATTCTACCTATCTTGCTACTCATCTGTGGTGCTGCTCTTGGAGCTCCTGCTTATGAAGGTATGTAAAATCACATTCTCTCTGGTTTGCTTTGGTTTTGGGAAGATGGGTCTTCTCTGTTTAGGATTCTAAATCAAGATTTGGTGTTTTTGAATCAAAAAGATTCATTCTTTCTATGTAGATCTAAGATTTCTCCTCTCTCtgttttacttcttcttcagggTACCTTCGTAATGGAAACTTTGAAGAGTCACCAAAGAAAACCGACATGAAAAAAACAGTTCTCATCGGCAAAACCGCCTTGCCCGAATGGGAAACCACCGGTTTCGTCGAGTACATCGCCGGTGGTCCTCAACCGGGAGGTATGTATTTCCCCGTCGCTCACGGTGTTCACGCCGTGAGGCTCGGAAACGAAGCCACGATCTCTCAGAAGCTAGAAGTCAAACCAGGTTCTCTCTACGCCCTCACGTTCGGTGCGTCGAGAACTTGTGCGCAAGACGAGGTTCTTAGAGTCTCTGTTCCTCCTCAGTCCGGTGACTTGCCGCTTCAGACACTTTACAATAGCTTCGGAGGTGACGTGTACGCTTGGGCCTTCGTTGCCAAGACTTCTCAAGTTACTGTGACTTTCCATAATCCTGGAGTTCAAGAAGATCCTGCTTGTGGTCCTTTGTTGGACGCTGTCGCCATCAAAGAGCTTGTTCATCCATTGTACATCAAAGGTAAGCTCTCTGGTTTGGTTCCGGTTCacttttctagggtttttagtTTCCGGTTTATTGGATAACACAACTCGAAATCAGTTgaaaaccaattaaaattttgtatgatTCAGATTGGCTTTTAGGTTAGATTCGGTTCGATGCTACCGGTTCAGAttcaatttggttcggtttggtatTAACTCGGGTTTTCCGACAAGTGCAGGGAACTTGGTGAAGAACGGAGGGTTCGAAGAAGGTCCTCACCGTCTTGTGAACTCTACACAAGGAGTCCTTCTCCCACCTAAACAAGAAGATTTCACATCACCTTTACCTGGTTGGATCATTGAGTCACTTAAGGCAGTGAAATTC
The Camelina sativa cultivar DH55 chromosome 15, Cs, whole genome shotgun sequence DNA segment above includes these coding regions:
- the LOC104744997 gene encoding DNA topoisomerase 2 produces the protein MAIMASSMRILMELKDLLEDPPSNCSAVLEELKLEYYELRKRIQIKKLELEKLKLENRLRFVQEVNSGEIVVNDREKADLYEELRQRGYTPFPNKPKPAGDFDADEEFDDELLILENKVKFIGGVISGEIEVIDKKKAHLVQELRQRGFTPFPKPVEGAVAGTSDAAEESEYGYLLTLASKTMPQEKAEQFLAEADEPDFESLDMDLQKLEFNDAQGDKEREAAQINIRGQCWSFSMCTREETLIYG
- the LOC104744998 gene encoding uncharacterized protein LOC104744998; amino-acid sequence: MAVPKAIILPILLLICGAALGAPAYEGYLRNGNFEESPKKTDMKKTVLIGKTALPEWETTGFVEYIAGGPQPGGMYFPVAHGVHAVRLGNEATISQKLEVKPGSLYALTFGASRTCAQDEVLRVSVPPQSGDLPLQTLYNSFGGDVYAWAFVAKTSQVTVTFHNPGVQEDPACGPLLDAVAIKELVHPLYIKGNLVKNGGFEEGPHRLVNSTQGVLLPPKQEDFTSPLPGWIIESLKAVKFIDSKYFNVPFGQAAIELVAGKESAIAQVIRTSPGQTYTLSFVVGDAKNDCHGSMMVEAFAARDTLKVPHTSVGGGHVKTAKFNFKAVEARTRITFFSGYYHTKKTDIGSLCGPVIDQIVVTHLA